The nucleotide sequence TCCACTGAGATGCTGTCCCCGATCACGTACAGCCCGCCGGGCGCGTCGGCGCCGCCCTCCTGCTCATCGTAAAAGATCTTGTCAGCGGGCCGTTCCAAGGCCGCAGCCTGAGCCGGAGCGAGAAGCATGAGGACCATAGCGAGCACTGAGACAACACTCGCCATGCCGGTACGCGCTGATCTCACTGTGCCACCCCCTCACGTTCGCAGTTCGCCCAAATGCGATCCGGCCGCAACGATACAGAGCAACCCTGACAACTTCCTGACAGCACGCCGCGGGATACGCTGAGACCTCAGGTCGCGCCGTACGTGATTCATAATGGACTCTAGAGACCGACGGACTGCGAGGTGACTTCACGTGGCTACCGCGGGCGGGATGCGCAACTATGGGATCGCACTCGAGCCTGCCGGACTGAAGGTGCGGTTCGCAGCCCGCATCATCGACTGTGGCTTTTCCCTCGCTCTTGGCGCGGCCACCTACCTCGTGCTCTCCCTCGCCGGTGTGCCCGACGCTGTCGCCGCCGCCCCTTCCGCGCTGTTCGCTTTCCTGTACTTCGTCCTCTTCGAAGTCACGACTGGTTCAACTCCCGGCAAGCGGCTCTTCGGTCTCCTCGTTGAGGGCACGGGGTCGGAGTTCCGGCCCACGCTGATCGAAGCCACGATCCGCAACGCGTTTATGCTCCTGGGACTGATCCCTGTCGCTGGCATCGTGCTCTGGCTTTCAGCGGCCACCGTCATCGCCTTGACGATCAGCGCGAACTCACACAAACAGGGGCTGCATGATCAACTCGCCAACGGCACACAAGTGCTGCGTGCCACCTGAAGCCGCATCCTGGCTACCTCACCGAGAGGTCGTCGACCTCCGCGAGGACGCGCAGTTCTTTGAGGGCCTGCTCCAGATAGTGTGTGAATGATTCGACGTCTGGGATAATGGACGGACATGCGAGGATCCCGAAATCGAGGTGTCCGTCGTACGACATCACGGTGATGTTGATCGCGCCACTGATATCGGAGATGACGGACACAGGATAGTTCGCCAGCACTCGTGCACCTGCGACGTAGAGCGGCAACTGTGGCCCGGGGACATTCGAGATCAGCAAGTTAAATGGCATTGTTACGGAGGTCGCGGCCCGGAAAACCGTTCGGGTGATAATGCCGTCGAGCAACTGCGGGATCATCGCGGTCACGTCGTGGAGCAGCGATGCGGGCGCTCTCGAAAAGCGGGTTTTAGCAGCGTCAAGAACTGGGCGGATCAGCTCCAGCCGACGTCCCGGGTCCGGCTCGTGTGTGGGCAGCGTGGTGGGCATGAAGGAGATCTGGTTGCCCGCGGTGCCATGCTGCTCCGGTGTGCGGACAGACACCGGCATTCCCACGACGATCGGCGCGTCAGGCAGCGCGTCGTGATCGAGCAGCCACTGCCGCAGCGCCGTGGTACACAGCGCCATCACGACGTCATTGACGGTGAAGCCGAGCGCATTCTTGATGGATTTCACATCCGAAAGCGGAACTGACGCATACGCGAACGAACGTGCCGCAGTAATCCGCTCATTGAAGACCACTTTCGGAGGCGTGCCAGGCCGCGGAATGCTCTCCGCGTTCCGCCGCAGCAACCGCTTCGCCTCCCTTCCAGCGCGTGCCGCACCAGGTAACGCGCCCACACCCGGTATATCAAGCAGGTGTGGGAGCACGCGCTGAACCTGGCGTACCGAGGCAACCGGACGCAGGACCGACTTCATAGCGCCCGCCTTGAGCATGTTCATCATGCTCGGTGCGGCGTGCTGCGTGACGGCTCCGCACGCTGGGGGGACATGGAAAGGCTCCGGGGTGAGGTCCATGACCGCAGCCATGACCTCGGCGCCGGACACTCCGTCGATTACCGCGTGGTGCACCTTGGAGTACAGGGCCTGTTTACCGTCCGCCAAGCCTGAGATCAGGTAGAACTCCCACAGGGGCCGCGATCGGTCGAGTTGCCGCGCCGAAAGTTCGGCAACGAGGTCGCAAAGCTGCGTTTCCGTGCCGGGTGCGGGCACGGAGACGGACCGGATGTGGTAGCCGAGGTCAGGGTCGATCGTGTCATCCCAGTAGGGAAAGTCGAGGCCAAGCGGGACCTTGCGCAGCCGCCATCGCAGCGGGCCAATCAGGTGGAGTCGGCTCCTGATTACGTTCCGCACCGCATCGACGGTGAGCTTTCCGCTGGGCAGGGCGGACGGGTCAAGCAGTGTCAGTCCCCCTACATGCAGGAACGTAGTGTCGTTCTCTGCATTGAGGAACTGTACGTCGAGCGAGCTGAGCTGCCGTGTGGTGCGCGCCGCCTCGGGTACCCGCGCCGCACTCCGCGGCGATTCAGGCAGCGCCGGTTCGGGCTCACTCACGAGATCGAGCAGCGCACCCACCCGAGCCACTTCACCGTCTGCGAACGGAGCCCATTCACGCATGGCAACAATGCAGTGGCGCGAATCGAGTGGTATGTGGGCGACATGGCCGTTCTCGCTCAGCACGACACCGTCGAGCGGTCCGTCCGGCATCGTCTCGAGTGACACTGAATCCGCGCCGAGCAGTCGGGTGATCGCGTCGGACACGGGTACCTTTCCGGTCAGTGCCGCAAGGCCCGCCCGCAAAACAGCCGTCTCGCTGTCGACGAGACCGTTGACGGATGCAGTGGTGATGCCGACGCATTCCACGCCGTCCCCAGTGATCAGTGCGGCGATGTCCGTCGCATCGAGGTCGACGGGTGCACGGAGGACGAACTCGTCCATCACGCTGCCGGCTTCCGCCCATGCTGAGACCGGGAGGACCGTCACGGACAGCAGGTTGCACCGGCGTTCCGAGAGGCGCGCCGCCACCTGCGCTAGTGAGCCTGGCCGGTCAGCGAGCTGAGCTCGCACCCGCCACGTATGTCCCTCGTCGAAGATCTGCTCCCACTCCATAGAGGGAGTCTCACGGACGATTGTTTCGCAATCGTCAGGTGCGGGTAACTGATGGTTTCGGGATCGCGCACACTGTTATGTCCGGCACCAAATCCGACATGCCGTATACTTGCGTACGCAACTACTTTGCATCACTAGCCGGAGGCGTGTCCCATGACAACCGCACAACGCATGCCCGCGGCGTTCCTCGGACATGGCAACCCCATGAACGCGCTCGAACGCAACCGCTACACCGAGGCCTGGCGCAGCTTCGGTGAATCAGTTCCGGCCCCGCGAGCGATCCTCGTGATCTCGGCACACTGGTACACCAACGCCACCGTCGTTACGGGCATGTCCGCGCCACGCACGATTCACGACTTCTATGGGTTCCCCCAGGAACTCTTCGACGTCGAATACCCCGCACCAGGTATGCCGGAACTCGCCACCGAGGTTGCCGATGCCGTCAGTCCCACGTGGGTCGGCTGCGACGTCGACAGCTGGGGTATCGACCACGGGACCTGGTCAATCCTGCTCCACGCGTTCCCCGAAGCCCGCATACCCGTCGTGCAGCTCTCGCTGAACGCATTCAAAAGCTTCGATCACCACCTTGAACTAGGGCGGAAGCTCGGGGCGCTGCGCGACAGCGGGGTGCTTATCATCGGCAGCGGCAATATCGTTCACAACCTTCGCGCCGTCGATTTCAGTAAGGCAGGATTCGGGTTCGATTGGGCTCGGAGATTCGATGACGCCGCTCGCGACATCCTCACCACCTCGCCCGCTGAGGTGACTGCCCTCGATGGGCACGCAGACTTCGCGCTGGCCGTTCCTACGCCTGACCACTACCTTCCACTGCTATACATAGCCGGTCTTGCCCAGGACGAACCACTTAAACCATTGGTCGACGGTCACGAGGCAGGGTCGATTTCCATGGCGTCGTACACCCTCGGGTAGCGGTTTGCGTTATTCCGTAGGGTTGACTTCGTGAGAGTCGCTACGTGGAACGTCAACTCTGTGAAGCAGCGCGTGCCCCGGTTACTTCCGTGGCTCGATGACCGCCAGCCTGACGTGGTGTGTCTGCAGGAACTGAAACTCACTGACGATGCGTTCGCCGACCTGCTTGGCGCCGAACTCGAAAGCCGCGGCTACCAGTGGGCCGTCAGCGGTGAGGTCCAGTGGAACGGGGTGGCTTTGCTTTCGCGCGCAGGACTCGACGATCCAGTAGTGGGCATCACGGGCGCACCCGGATTTCCGCACCCCGAAGCGCGCGCCGTCTCAGCGGTGTGCGACGGCATCAGGGTGTACTCGCTGTACGTGCCCAATGGCCGAGAGCCAGACTCCGATCACTACCGCTACAAGCTCGAATGGCTCGCAGCACTGCGGGATATGGTGGCAGACCGTCCGGGGGATTCACTTGTCTGCGGTGATATGAACATCGCCCCCGCTGATGCCGACGTGTTCGACCCCGCCGCGTATGTTGGCCACACGCACGTCACCAAACCGGAGCGCGACGCTCTCGCGCAATTGCATGCCCTAGGTTTGCGGGATCTTCTGCGCGAACGCTGGCCCGACGAGCGCGTCTTCACTTACTGGGATTACCGCGCGGGAATGTTTCACAAAGACCTTGGCATGCGAATCGACCTGATTCTCGGCAGCGAACCCGTCAGCGAACGAGTGCGTGCGGCGTGGGTTGACCGCCATGCGCGCAAAGGAAAAGGTCCCAGCGACCACGCTCCGGTCATCGTCGACCTCGACGCTGCGCCAGACGGCGACATCGGGCCGCTCGTCCCGCCCCCGTCGTCGCGGCAGGCGAAGACATCAGGAGTGAAGCTCCCCCAGTCCCGATAGGCCATGCCTGTGCGCCAGCGGCGAATTCGATTCGCCCACCTTTGAGCGACAATCGAGCGGGCGAGGCCGCGGTGTCGCTCAGAGGTGGGCAAACGGAACTCTCCCCAGGGGCCTGTAAAGGCGGGTTACTTACGCGGTTCACCGCGGTAAGCACCAAACGACCACAGATTCCCTTCAGGGTCGGCAACCAGGAATTCGCGGTTGCCGTAATCCTGGTCAACTGGCTCGTGAATGATCTTTGCCCCGGCTGCTTTGGCTTTCTCGAATAGCGCGTCGACATGGTCGGTAACGACATAGCACAGACCTGTCCCCGGCTCGCGGGAGAATTCCTTCGGACTGTTGTCGCCGAGCATGACTCCGCCGCCTTCAGGCCAATCAAGTTGAGCGTGCACGACGGTGTCGCCCTCGGTGTAGACGGCGGTCGCCTCAAAGCCGAGAACCGTGGTGAGCCAATCAATAAGTTCCTTCGCGCTGCGTGCCTGCAGCGTCGGC is from Hoyosella subflava DQS3-9A1 and encodes:
- the ygiD gene encoding 4,5-DOPA-extradiol-dioxygenase, which translates into the protein MPAAFLGHGNPMNALERNRYTEAWRSFGESVPAPRAILVISAHWYTNATVVTGMSAPRTIHDFYGFPQELFDVEYPAPGMPELATEVADAVSPTWVGCDVDSWGIDHGTWSILLHAFPEARIPVVQLSLNAFKSFDHHLELGRKLGALRDSGVLIIGSGNIVHNLRAVDFSKAGFGFDWARRFDDAARDILTTSPAEVTALDGHADFALAVPTPDHYLPLLYIAGLAQDEPLKPLVDGHEAGSISMASYTLG
- a CDS encoding wax ester/triacylglycerol synthase family O-acyltransferase; this encodes MEWEQIFDEGHTWRVRAQLADRPGSLAQVAARLSERRCNLLSVTVLPVSAWAEAGSVMDEFVLRAPVDLDATDIAALITGDGVECVGITTASVNGLVDSETAVLRAGLAALTGKVPVSDAITRLLGADSVSLETMPDGPLDGVVLSENGHVAHIPLDSRHCIVAMREWAPFADGEVARVGALLDLVSEPEPALPESPRSAARVPEAARTTRQLSSLDVQFLNAENDTTFLHVGGLTLLDPSALPSGKLTVDAVRNVIRSRLHLIGPLRWRLRKVPLGLDFPYWDDTIDPDLGYHIRSVSVPAPGTETQLCDLVAELSARQLDRSRPLWEFYLISGLADGKQALYSKVHHAVIDGVSGAEVMAAVMDLTPEPFHVPPACGAVTQHAAPSMMNMLKAGAMKSVLRPVASVRQVQRVLPHLLDIPGVGALPGAARAGREAKRLLRRNAESIPRPGTPPKVVFNERITAARSFAYASVPLSDVKSIKNALGFTVNDVVMALCTTALRQWLLDHDALPDAPIVVGMPVSVRTPEQHGTAGNQISFMPTTLPTHEPDPGRRLELIRPVLDAAKTRFSRAPASLLHDVTAMIPQLLDGIITRTVFRAATSVTMPFNLLISNVPGPQLPLYVAGARVLANYPVSVISDISGAINITVMSYDGHLDFGILACPSIIPDVESFTHYLEQALKELRVLAEVDDLSVR
- a CDS encoding exodeoxyribonuclease III; the protein is MRVATWNVNSVKQRVPRLLPWLDDRQPDVVCLQELKLTDDAFADLLGAELESRGYQWAVSGEVQWNGVALLSRAGLDDPVVGITGAPGFPHPEARAVSAVCDGIRVYSLYVPNGREPDSDHYRYKLEWLAALRDMVADRPGDSLVCGDMNIAPADADVFDPAAYVGHTHVTKPERDALAQLHALGLRDLLRERWPDERVFTYWDYRAGMFHKDLGMRIDLILGSEPVSERVRAAWVDRHARKGKGPSDHAPVIVDLDAAPDGDIGPLVPPPSSRQAKTSGVKLPQSR
- a CDS encoding VOC family protein yields the protein MKASAPAPTVWPTLQARSAKELIDWLTTVLGFEATAVYTEGDTVVHAQLDWPEGGGVMLGDNSPKEFSREPGTGLCYVVTDHVDALFEKAKAAGAKIIHEPVDQDYGNREFLVADPEGNLWSFGAYRGEPRK
- a CDS encoding RDD family protein, translated to MATAGGMRNYGIALEPAGLKVRFAARIIDCGFSLALGAATYLVLSLAGVPDAVAAAPSALFAFLYFVLFEVTTGSTPGKRLFGLLVEGTGSEFRPTLIEATIRNAFMLLGLIPVAGIVLWLSAATVIALTISANSHKQGLHDQLANGTQVLRAT